The following coding sequences are from one Methanosarcina sp. WWM596 window:
- a CDS encoding 30S ribosomal protein S3ae, with the protein MARKKVQRKLDGWKSKEWYNIEAPVYLNRAIVGNTMAGDPSLLLGRNVETTVGELTNDMTKNNTKVILRINNVVGDIATTDLMGHELTTDYIRSIVKRQTSRIDANVDVKTKDGYIIRVKPTCFTIKRARSSQMKAIREMMVEIVKRRAAESDFETFMQEAILGRLSAAIYRQAKFIYPLRRVEIRKTEVEKIPAAAPAPAAA; encoded by the coding sequence TTGGCAAGAAAGAAAGTACAAAGAAAGCTTGACGGATGGAAATCCAAGGAATGGTATAATATTGAAGCCCCGGTTTACTTAAACAGGGCTATTGTCGGAAACACGATGGCAGGAGACCCTTCTCTGCTTTTAGGCCGCAATGTTGAAACTACAGTTGGGGAACTCACTAACGATATGACCAAGAACAACACAAAGGTCATTCTCAGGATCAACAACGTCGTCGGAGACATTGCAACTACCGACCTCATGGGCCATGAACTCACAACCGACTATATTCGCTCAATCGTTAAGAGGCAGACTTCCAGAATCGACGCCAATGTCGATGTTAAAACCAAAGACGGCTACATTATCCGCGTAAAGCCTACCTGCTTCACCATCAAGAGGGCACGCTCAAGCCAGATGAAAGCCATCAGGGAAATGATGGTCGAGATCGTCAAGAGGCGCGCAGCAGAATCCGATTTTGAGACTTTCATGCAGGAAGCAATCCTTGGCAGGCTCTCAGCAGCCATTTACAGGCAGGCCAAGTTCATCTACCCGCTCCGCAGAGTCGAGATCAGAAAGACCGAAGTCGAAAAAATACCCGCAGCTGCACCTGCACCTGCAGCAGCATAA
- a CDS encoding alpha/beta fold hydrolase: MEENGAIPVTLIGFSWRAMLSFILTVHYPQFVKKRILIGSSPFEEKYAANIMNTRMKPASLRSSGKLPELGKNILCPVVVIHRD; the protein is encoded by the coding sequence TTGGAAGAAAATGGAGCTATTCCGGTTACCCTGATAGGGTTTTCCTGGAGGGCAATGCTCAGTTTTATCCTTACAGTCCACTACCCTCAATTCGTAAAAAAACGAATTCTAATCGGAAGCAGCCCCTTCGAAGAAAAGTATGCCGCAAACATAATGAATACACGGATGAAGCCAGCGAGTTTAAGGAGCAGCGGTAAGCTCCCGGAACTCGGGAAGAATATCCTGTGCCCGGTAGTTGTAATTCACAGGGACTAG
- a CDS encoding multidrug effflux MFS transporter translates to MKRNLKGTLPLLALLTAFPPLSTDMILPAIPSLADTWNVSLSVINLTLVCFFVTYGFFLLFYGPISDRFGRRKPLLFGLVVYIVASLLCAFASSATMLIGLRILQAAGAAASSSISMAMTKDIFSGHERERILAYIAVIMALAPMIAPVLGGWVLADFSWPWIFFIQAVMGLIGFIGVLRFPETLPKVSDTPLSRIMHTYSRLLLNPSYIVMVLVMSASLFPLYSFIAGSSDIYINGFGMNEQKYSYFFAFNAMALMIGSFSCLRLTRSIRSKHLMTVGFAGIFLGGVFLLLTGKHGPWSFALPMFLITFSLGLSRPPSNNLVLEQVDRDAGSASSLLIFSYFTLGAVGMWFISLEWADKIPVLGTIALGSGALVLGAWVVLQRRGIGGAA, encoded by the coding sequence TTGAAGCGAAATCTGAAAGGAACCTTGCCACTTCTGGCCCTTCTTACGGCCTTTCCCCCTCTTTCCACGGACATGATCTTACCGGCCATACCATCCCTTGCCGATACCTGGAACGTTTCTCTGTCGGTGATTAACCTGACCCTTGTCTGCTTCTTTGTGACTTATGGTTTTTTCCTGCTCTTCTACGGCCCGATTTCCGATAGGTTTGGCCGCCGCAAGCCCCTCCTTTTCGGGCTTGTGGTATACATAGTGGCAAGCCTGCTCTGCGCCTTTGCGTCCAGTGCTACCATGCTGATAGGTTTGCGAATACTGCAAGCTGCAGGGGCTGCTGCCAGTTCTTCCATCTCTATGGCCATGACTAAAGACATTTTCTCCGGCCACGAGCGGGAAAGGATTCTGGCTTACATAGCGGTTATAATGGCTCTTGCTCCGATGATTGCTCCGGTCCTTGGCGGCTGGGTCCTTGCAGATTTCTCCTGGCCCTGGATCTTCTTCATTCAGGCAGTTATGGGTTTAATCGGATTTATCGGGGTTCTTCGCTTTCCGGAAACTCTTCCTAAGGTATCCGATACACCTCTTTCCCGGATAATGCACACCTACAGCCGGTTGCTGCTCAACCCTTCCTACATAGTCATGGTACTGGTCATGTCGGCAAGCCTTTTTCCCCTGTACAGTTTCATTGCAGGCTCTTCTGACATCTACATTAACGGGTTTGGCATGAATGAGCAGAAATATAGCTACTTCTTTGCCTTCAACGCCATGGCTCTGATGATCGGCTCCTTCTCCTGCCTCCGGCTGACAAGAAGTATTCGGTCAAAGCACCTGATGACGGTAGGGTTTGCAGGAATTTTCCTGGGCGGAGTTTTTCTTCTTCTCACCGGAAAGCACGGCCCCTGGAGCTTTGCGCTCCCGATGTTCCTTATCACATTTTCCCTGGGCCTGAGCCGTCCTCCAAGTAACAATCTTGTGCTGGAACAGGTCGACCGGGACGCAGGTTCAGCTTCTTCGCTGCTGATCTTTAGCTATTTTACGCTTGGGGCTGTTGGCATGTGGTTTATTTCCCTTGAATGGGCGGATAAGATCCCTGTACTTGGAACCATTGCTCTCGGTTCCGGAGCTCTGGTTCTGGGAGCATGGGTTGTTTTGCAGAGGAGAGGCATTGGAGGTGCTGCTTGA
- the lon gene encoding endopeptidase La, which yields MRRLTMYPEQTDDYRESIVMPLFEVVVYPKSRAKFLADKVTGEILLNDMKNAESVYAIGLTVKSGTKPSDLSEDNLYKTGNLLKITYVQPADEGYLVIAKAVQKVEAESVCQKNGLFYATYEPVMDLQDLDEDVQAEMIENVKTIINEISSRFQGSEKFTRPIEKMGSIDQIMGHVMPFMPIDLAEKQALLETVSVRERYLTFLDILIKHKENINFQMEIAKKVTDKISKSHREAMLREQLKVIQEELNENEDSISGEGGYRERIENSKMPDEVRKKALSELKKLETGGSHNPESPVIRNYLDLMLDLPWVTEEKKNIDIAEARRVLENNHNGLEKVKERIIQHLAVMKLKKEKQGSILLFLGPPGTGKTSLGKSIADALGREYVRVSLGGVKDESEIRGHRRTYVGALPGRIIQGMKKAGTKNPVFILDEVDKLSTSYAGDPSSALLEVLDPEQNSSFSDHYLEVPYDLSEVLFIATANSLATIPAPLLDRMELIEISSYTKNEKFAIAKDHLLPSTLEEHGLDTDKLKIEDETLKVIIEKYTREAGVRQLQKQLAKTARFVSEKIVSGKADLPYVVKPEMLKEIIGKEMVRQEEARKENVPGVVTGLAWTPVGGDILFIEGTFMPGKGKLTLTGQLGDVMKESAQISLSLVRSRLSNTANSFNFTSSDIHIHVPSGATPKDGPSAGVTLFTALTSLITGKAVDPKIAMTGEITLSGAVMPVGGIKEKILAAHRAGIKKVILPKENERDLEDVPEDVRNELKFVPVETIEEVLKEALDMDLHGPMLSFAENGFTTTQNV from the coding sequence ATGAGACGATTGACAATGTATCCAGAACAAACCGATGATTACAGAGAGAGCATAGTAATGCCGCTTTTTGAGGTAGTGGTCTACCCGAAAAGCCGGGCAAAATTCCTTGCTGATAAAGTCACCGGAGAAATACTCTTAAATGACATGAAAAACGCCGAATCTGTATATGCCATCGGGCTGACAGTAAAGAGTGGTACAAAACCTTCAGACCTGTCAGAAGATAATCTGTATAAAACAGGAAACCTGCTTAAAATCACATACGTACAGCCTGCTGATGAGGGATATCTGGTTATTGCCAAGGCTGTCCAGAAGGTAGAGGCAGAATCTGTTTGCCAGAAGAACGGCCTGTTCTATGCCACATATGAGCCTGTCATGGACCTTCAGGATCTTGATGAAGATGTTCAGGCAGAAATGATAGAAAATGTAAAAACAATAATTAATGAGATAAGCAGCCGTTTTCAGGGTTCTGAGAAGTTTACCCGGCCAATAGAAAAGATGGGTTCCATTGACCAGATAATGGGACATGTCATGCCATTCATGCCGATAGATCTTGCAGAGAAACAGGCCCTTCTGGAAACTGTTTCTGTCAGGGAACGGTATCTGACGTTTCTTGATATTCTGATTAAGCACAAAGAGAATATCAATTTCCAGATGGAAATAGCAAAAAAAGTTACAGACAAGATCAGCAAATCACATAGAGAAGCGATGCTCCGGGAGCAGCTGAAGGTAATCCAGGAAGAACTCAACGAAAATGAAGATTCCATTTCAGGAGAAGGAGGATACCGGGAAAGAATCGAGAATTCGAAGATGCCTGATGAGGTCAGAAAGAAAGCGCTCTCAGAGCTAAAGAAACTCGAAACCGGAGGCAGCCATAATCCTGAAAGCCCTGTTATCCGAAACTATCTGGACCTCATGCTTGACCTTCCCTGGGTAACGGAAGAGAAAAAGAACATCGATATTGCCGAAGCCCGCCGTGTGCTTGAGAACAACCATAACGGGCTTGAAAAAGTCAAGGAACGAATAATCCAGCACCTGGCAGTAATGAAATTAAAAAAGGAGAAACAGGGCTCGATCCTGCTCTTCCTGGGACCTCCCGGCACCGGCAAAACGAGCCTTGGAAAAAGCATTGCAGATGCCCTTGGCAGGGAATACGTCCGTGTCAGCCTTGGAGGTGTCAAAGATGAATCCGAGATAAGGGGGCACCGCCGGACATATGTAGGGGCTCTGCCCGGAAGGATTATACAGGGCATGAAAAAAGCAGGTACTAAAAACCCGGTCTTTATCCTCGATGAAGTAGATAAGCTTTCAACTTCCTACGCAGGAGATCCTTCAAGTGCCCTTCTGGAAGTCCTCGACCCCGAACAGAACAGCAGCTTCTCAGACCACTACCTTGAAGTTCCATATGACCTGTCCGAGGTGCTGTTCATTGCCACTGCTAACTCCCTGGCAACAATCCCGGCGCCGCTTCTCGACAGAATGGAGCTAATAGAGATTTCGAGCTACACGAAAAACGAGAAGTTTGCAATTGCAAAAGACCACCTGCTCCCCAGTACCCTGGAAGAACACGGTCTTGATACGGATAAACTCAAAATTGAAGATGAAACCCTGAAAGTGATCATCGAAAAATACACCCGAGAAGCAGGAGTCAGGCAGCTCCAAAAACAGCTTGCAAAGACTGCAAGGTTTGTTTCTGAGAAGATTGTTTCAGGCAAGGCTGACCTGCCTTACGTGGTAAAACCGGAGATGCTAAAGGAGATCATCGGAAAAGAGATGGTCAGGCAGGAAGAAGCCAGAAAAGAAAATGTTCCCGGCGTGGTCACCGGACTTGCCTGGACCCCTGTAGGAGGAGATATCCTCTTCATCGAAGGCACTTTCATGCCAGGAAAAGGAAAACTTACACTTACCGGCCAGCTCGGGGATGTGATGAAAGAATCTGCGCAGATCTCTTTGAGCCTTGTGAGGTCCAGGCTTTCAAACACTGCAAATAGCTTTAACTTCACTTCAAGCGATATTCATATCCACGTACCTTCAGGTGCAACTCCAAAAGATGGCCCATCCGCAGGTGTGACCCTCTTTACTGCCCTCACATCCCTGATAACCGGCAAAGCAGTTGACCCAAAAATTGCCATGACAGGGGAAATCACGTTGAGTGGTGCAGTAATGCCTGTGGGCGGCATAAAGGAGAAAATCCTGGCAGCCCACAGGGCAGGCATAAAGAAAGTAATCCTGCCAAAAGAAAACGAGAGAGACCTTGAGGACGTGCCCGAAGACGTCAGAAACGAACTTAAATTCGTACCGGTAGAGACCATTGAGGAAGTCTTGAAAGAGGCACTTGACATGGATCTTCACGGGCCGATGCTGTCGTTTGCAGAAAATGGGTTTACGACTACGCAGAATGTTTAA
- a CDS encoding MarR family winged helix-turn-helix transcriptional regulator → MTEKKEHLFIVFENLAKIKSECSCEIFSECGLSDITVKQIGYLRVIDEHGEVTFSKLAKITRNSKPTITEMVNKFLKMECVYKEKSSDDGRIFYIRLTEKGRRIARAEENALLKVIEKMADSLDEKEIDTLINLLEKVW, encoded by the coding sequence ATGACTGAGAAAAAAGAGCATTTGTTTATAGTCTTTGAAAACCTGGCCAAAATCAAAAGCGAGTGCTCTTGTGAGATATTCTCTGAATGCGGGTTATCGGATATCACTGTAAAACAAATTGGATATCTGAGAGTCATAGATGAACATGGGGAAGTGACATTTAGCAAGCTTGCTAAAATCACCAGAAACTCAAAGCCAACCATCACAGAGATGGTCAACAAATTCTTAAAAATGGAATGCGTGTACAAAGAAAAGTCCTCGGATGACGGAAGAATTTTTTACATTCGCCTGACTGAAAAAGGACGGAGAATAGCTCGTGCCGAAGAAAACGCTTTGTTGAAAGTCATTGAAAAAATGGCAGATTCTCTGGACGAGAAAGAAATTGACACGCTTATCAACCTTCTGGAAAAGGTATGGTAA
- a CDS encoding DUF4062 domain-containing protein, with translation MARIFVSSTFKDLEECREKVRIVLRRMGHEDVAMEYFVEEDKRPIDNVWKTLLLATFNLLSFQNQIAGGHPNQRMGYADGPPARLHVG, from the coding sequence ATGGCCCGTATATTTGTATCTTCTACGTTTAAGGATCTGGAAGAATGCCGTGAAAAGGTCCGAATTGTTCTGAGACGGATGGGCCATGAAGATGTGGCGATGGAATATTTTGTTGAGGAAGACAAAAGACCTATTGATAATGTCTGGAAGACGTTGCTTCTTGCGACCTTTAACCTGTTGAGCTTCCAAAATCAAATTGCGGGTGGCCACCCCAACCAAAGGATGGGGTATGCTGATGGGCCGCCCGCTCGGTTACACGTTGGTTAA
- a CDS encoding ATP-binding protein: MFINRKQELEILKNTLQSPRAEFFVLYGRRRVGKTELMKQILKERADAIYFVGRLEAPYDMLDRLSSITAKKLRDERLARFPFRSVDEAFHYFSEKQELVLILDEFPYMASTESSISSVLQDYWDHKIKSTKSKIFVCGSSIAMMEKQFFNYSSPLYGRRTKQLNLLPLKFLSLKDFFPGSGLKDLIEIYAVFGGTPAYLLEYEGNIFETIKIRILQKEEFLYKDAEFILREELREPRYYFSIIRSIAFGNATSGKIINDTGLSKGVVGKYLQVLQDLDIIERIIPVTESIKSRSGIYKIKDNYFRFYFRFVFPNLEHVELGEQDFVLDKIKSEFPRYLGPAFETIMFEILREHRNLLPMEFEKMGSWWKAGEEIDLVAVNEKADEILFGEVKYTTRKMGFKVLNDLKKKSKKVKWGSENRKEHYLLVSLSGFDEDLIELATAEKITLIDGNQLEKVVFQ; the protein is encoded by the coding sequence GCTGATGCAATCTACTTTGTGGGAAGGCTTGAAGCACCTTATGATATGCTCGATAGACTTTCCTCAATCACTGCCAAAAAGCTAAGAGACGAGAGGCTTGCACGTTTTCCTTTCAGAAGCGTGGACGAAGCTTTCCACTATTTTTCGGAGAAACAGGAACTTGTACTTATCCTCGATGAATTCCCTTATATGGCCAGTACGGAAAGCTCCATATCTTCAGTTTTGCAGGACTACTGGGATCATAAAATCAAAAGCACAAAGAGCAAGATCTTTGTCTGCGGCTCTTCGATTGCAATGATGGAGAAACAGTTTTTCAACTACTCTTCTCCCCTCTACGGCAGGCGAACAAAACAACTCAACCTGCTACCCTTGAAATTCCTGAGCCTGAAGGACTTCTTTCCAGGCTCTGGCCTGAAAGACCTGATTGAAATTTACGCTGTGTTCGGCGGCACACCTGCTTACCTGCTTGAATATGAAGGTAATATTTTCGAAACCATAAAAATCAGGATTTTGCAAAAGGAAGAGTTTCTTTACAAAGACGCTGAATTCATCCTCAGGGAAGAACTCAGGGAACCCAGGTATTATTTTTCGATCATTCGCTCAATTGCCTTTGGGAACGCCACTTCCGGAAAAATCATAAACGACACAGGCCTTTCAAAAGGCGTGGTCGGCAAATACCTTCAGGTGCTTCAGGACCTGGACATCATCGAAAGGATCATCCCTGTAACCGAGAGCATAAAGTCCAGAAGTGGAATCTACAAAATAAAGGACAACTACTTCAGGTTCTACTTCAGGTTTGTTTTCCCAAACCTCGAACATGTCGAACTCGGAGAACAGGATTTTGTCCTGGACAAAATCAAAAGCGAATTTCCTCGATATCTCGGCCCCGCATTTGAAACCATCATGTTTGAAATCCTGAGGGAACACAGAAACCTGCTTCCAATGGAGTTCGAAAAAATGGGAAGCTGGTGGAAAGCCGGAGAAGAAATAGACCTTGTGGCAGTAAATGAAAAAGCAGATGAAATTCTTTTTGGGGAGGTAAAGTACACCACCAGAAAAATGGGTTTTAAGGTCTTAAACGATCTGAAAAAGAAATCTAAAAAAGTTAAATGGGGATCTGAAAACAGGAAAGAGCACTATCTACTGGTCAGTTTAAGCGGGTTTGATGAAGATTTGATTGAACTGGCTACTGCTGAAAAAATTACTTTGATTGATGGAAATCAGCTTGAAAAAGTTGTTTTTCAGTGA